A single Arcobacter sp. FWKO B DNA region contains:
- a CDS encoding ROK family protein, whose protein sequence is MNLFIDFGGTNFRYCFDDGEIKVLKSKETELVSFIETQIVLKRDIKKIYISFAGQVKDGKILSAPNIKIQTFDLKHYIKEKYDIDIFIENDLNCAAIYEYSKYQNAKILALFYIGTGFGSAFMINGKLLSGKDNIAGEIGHIPYKKKDLGCKCGRNDCLELSVSGKVFGERTFENSPTSTQEDFLDGLKFAFHTVLNLFDPDVFVLGGSVVKNNPFIIDFLKKEYNDSSFKGIRSDLQIFLSDINDANIEGLKIISKG, encoded by the coding sequence ATGAATTTATTTATAGATTTTGGTGGTACTAATTTTAGATATTGTTTTGATGATGGAGAAATTAAAGTTCTAAAAAGCAAAGAGACAGAATTAGTAAGCTTTATAGAAACACAAATTGTACTAAAAAGAGATATTAAAAAGATATATATTTCCTTTGCAGGACAAGTAAAAGATGGTAAAATACTTTCTGCTCCAAATATCAAAATTCAAACATTTGATTTAAAACACTATATAAAAGAGAAATATGATATAGATATCTTTATAGAAAATGACCTAAACTGTGCTGCAATTTATGAATATTCAAAGTACCAAAATGCCAAAATATTGGCATTGTTTTATATAGGTACTGGCTTTGGTAGTGCATTTATGATAAATGGAAAACTTTTAAGTGGAAAAGACAATATTGCAGGCGAAATAGGACATATTCCATATAAAAAAAAGGATTTGGGCTGTAAATGTGGTAGAAATGACTGTTTAGAACTTAGCGTAAGTGGCAAGGTTTTTGGTGAAAGAACATTCGAAAACTCGCCAACAAGCACACAAGAAGATTTTTTGGATGGATTAAAATTTGCATTTCATACTGTATTAAATTTATTTGATCCAGATGTATTTGTATTAGGTGGAAGTGTAGTAAAAAACAACCCTTTTATTATAGATTTCTTAAAAAAAGAGTATAATGATAGCTCATTTAAAGGGATTAGAAGTGATCTTCAAATATTTTTATCAGATATCAATGATGCCAATATTGAAGGTTTAAAAATAATTTCAAAAGGATAA
- a CDS encoding sugar phosphate nucleotidyltransferase, which produces MKAIVLAGGFGTRIQPLTNSIPKPMLPILNRPMMEHIILKLRDDLGVKDIAILLYFMPEVIKEYFKDGKEFGVNITYFLPDDDYGTAGAVGFAREFLDETFIIVSGDLVTDFKFSEIYDFHKQKKSKLTIGLTPVENPLQFGVVIANEDGEIEKFLEKPSWGEVFSDTINTGIYIIEPEILNYIPQDENFDFAKDLFPTLMSNNITLWGCHIEGYWRDVGNPESYREVYEDIYNSLIILPIKGETKIYDEGIAYLEEGSSIADNTKVKGLVVIGKNTKIDGLCELQNCVIGNNCTIDESVKLVNSTFWSNCSVGSKAKIYDGVICNNVQLSKKVRAKNGVIIAENCTIDKNVSFENDIMVWPNKTIDEDSIVSNNVIWGDKYKASIFQAGTVVGRANIELSCDMSIKLAESLGTILPVGSKVYVSRDYHKSSRMLKRAFLSGLLSTGINVIDTFNIPSVVMRYNLSVQNDVIAGVHFRQSAKNQEESEILFFTNEGLPIDTNLAKSIERIFFRENFRRVRFSEIGDIFEDVNSNERYINAIKNKVNTNLFKNKDIKLVADLMFGSTSKIYPNILNSLGIESIVLNAYEDDKQLQQLPSVIKKAQSEVGKIVKSINFDCGVLLFPNGHKLQFVDNDGVLVKDYIALLVMLQLLDTPDSPINKVFLPAWAPDFIKYKHLHITRGKFCGVKAKALQEYDLIANTDGLFAFSEFSLNSDAVFASFKFLELLIQQHTTLSDVVKSIPEFCYRGENIACPSALKGKMMRMFLEDGKDKKSSHIDGVKIWVNDNEWILMVPDQNLEFLNIYIQAQNHKNADKIFSQYKQKIDIWINE; this is translated from the coding sequence ATGAAAGCGATAGTTCTTGCAGGTGGATTTGGTACAAGAATTCAACCACTAACAAATAGTATTCCAAAGCCGATGCTTCCTATTTTAAATAGACCTATGATGGAGCATATTATTTTAAAGCTAAGAGATGACTTAGGGGTAAAAGATATTGCAATATTACTTTATTTTATGCCTGAAGTTATAAAAGAGTACTTTAAAGATGGAAAAGAGTTTGGTGTAAATATTACATATTTTCTCCCTGATGATGACTATGGTACTGCTGGAGCTGTTGGATTTGCAAGAGAGTTTTTAGATGAAACATTTATTATTGTAAGTGGAGATTTAGTAACTGATTTTAAATTTAGCGAAATTTATGATTTTCACAAACAAAAAAAGTCAAAACTTACTATTGGATTAACTCCTGTAGAAAACCCTTTACAATTTGGTGTTGTTATAGCAAATGAAGATGGTGAAATTGAGAAGTTTCTAGAAAAGCCAAGCTGGGGTGAGGTGTTTAGCGATACTATCAATACAGGGATTTATATAATTGAGCCAGAGATATTAAACTATATTCCACAAGATGAAAACTTTGATTTTGCGAAAGATTTATTCCCTACTTTGATGTCAAATAATATTACACTTTGGGGATGTCATATTGAAGGGTATTGGAGAGATGTTGGAAATCCTGAAAGCTATCGTGAGGTATATGAAGATATCTACAACTCTTTAATCATACTGCCAATCAAAGGTGAAACAAAAATTTATGATGAAGGTATAGCTTATCTAGAAGAAGGCTCTAGTATAGCTGATAATACCAAAGTCAAAGGATTAGTAGTAATTGGCAAAAATACAAAAATTGATGGTTTGTGCGAATTGCAAAATTGTGTTATTGGTAATAATTGTACAATTGATGAATCAGTAAAACTTGTCAATTCTACTTTTTGGTCAAACTGCTCAGTTGGCTCAAAAGCTAAAATCTATGATGGTGTAATATGTAATAATGTTCAACTATCAAAAAAAGTAAGAGCAAAAAATGGTGTAATTATTGCTGAAAATTGTACCATTGATAAAAATGTATCTTTTGAAAATGATATTATGGTATGGCCAAATAAAACAATAGATGAAGACTCAATTGTAAGTAACAATGTAATTTGGGGAGATAAATATAAAGCATCTATATTTCAAGCAGGTACTGTTGTAGGAAGGGCAAATATAGAACTTTCTTGTGATATGTCTATTAAACTTGCAGAATCACTTGGTACCATATTACCAGTTGGAAGTAAGGTATATGTTTCAAGGGATTACCACAAAAGTTCTCGTATGCTCAAAAGAGCTTTTTTAAGTGGACTATTATCTACTGGTATAAATGTTATTGATACTTTTAATATCCCATCTGTTGTAATGAGATACAACCTATCAGTTCAAAATGATGTAATTGCTGGTGTTCATTTTAGACAATCAGCAAAAAACCAAGAAGAGAGTGAGATTTTGTTTTTTACAAATGAAGGTTTGCCTATAGATACAAACTTAGCAAAAAGTATAGAGAGAATTTTCTTTAGAGAAAATTTTAGAAGGGTTAGATTTAGTGAGATTGGTGATATTTTTGAAGATGTAAATTCAAATGAACGATACATTAACGCCATAAAAAATAAAGTAAATACTAACTTATTCAAAAATAAGGATATAAAACTTGTAGCTGACTTAATGTTTGGTTCTACCTCAAAAATATACCCTAATATTCTAAATAGCCTTGGAATTGAGTCTATAGTATTAAATGCATATGAAGATGATAAACAATTACAACAACTTCCATCTGTAATAAAAAAAGCCCAAAGTGAAGTTGGTAAAATTGTAAAATCTATCAATTTTGACTGTGGTGTACTTTTATTTCCAAATGGTCATAAGTTACAATTTGTAGATAATGATGGTGTACTTGTTAAAGACTATATTGCATTACTAGTAATGCTTCAGTTACTTGATACTCCTGATTCACCTATTAATAAAGTGTTTCTTCCTGCATGGGCACCTGATTTTATAAAATATAAGCACCTTCACATTACAAGAGGTAAGTTTTGTGGTGTAAAAGCAAAAGCATTACAAGAGTATGATTTAATAGCAAATACTGATGGTTTATTTGCATTTAGTGAATTTTCACTTAATTCTGATGCTGTTTTTGCAAGCTTTAAATTTCTAGAACTTTTAATACAACAACACACTACACTAAGTGATGTTGTCAAATCTATTCCAGAGTTTTGCTATCGAGGTGAGAACATAGCTTGTCCTAGTGCCTTAAAAGGCAAAATGATGAGAATGTTTTTAGAAGATGGTAAAGATAAAAAAAGCTCTCATATTGATGGTGTAAAAATTTGGGTAAATGATAATGAGTGGATTTTGATGGTACCTGATCAAAATTTAGAATTCTTAAATATATATATTCAAGCACAAAATCATAAAAATGCTGATAAAATATTTAGCCAATACAAACAAAAAATAGATATATGGATAAATGAATAA
- the glgP gene encoding alpha-glucan family phosphorylase, translated as MSNFIEYNINEKYKTSVAYFSMEFAIHQALKIYSGGLGFLAGSHMRSAYDLGQNVLGIGILWSFGYYDQARDEDRNLKVEFRRKRYFFLQDLGISVDVVINAKVVKVKAFLVPCETFNTAPIILLSTDTEENDYLSRTITHKLYDANEEARIAQEIVLGIGGAKVLEALHIKPKIYHMNEGHALPLVFELRNKHKNFDEMKKKIVFTTHTPEAAGNEEHSLALLYKMGFFASLSIEEVQTFMGSTSDTFSLTVGALKAAKISNGVSKLHSKVACKMWSHVENKCDIVHITNAQNRRYWVDKGLLKALDEHEDYELEARKKHLKRILFDEVANQTGKMFDPNILTIVWARRFAEYKRPGLLKYDFQKFLELVNRKDMPVQIIWAGKPYPFDNGAINIFNEISYISKHLKNVAVMIGYELNLSKMLKKGADIWLNTPRITKEASGTSGMSAAMNGAINLSTLDGWHPEFEKHGVNSFTIPAVDENLPIEEQDILDNKALMDILLDEVIPMYYQDNTKWMNIMKNSMLDTLNAFDSGRMAHEYYVKMYDV; from the coding sequence ATGTCGAATTTTATAGAATATAATATTAATGAAAAATACAAAACAAGTGTAGCTTATTTTTCGATGGAGTTTGCTATCCATCAAGCACTAAAGATTTACAGTGGTGGGTTAGGCTTTTTAGCTGGTTCACATATGAGAAGTGCTTATGATTTAGGTCAAAATGTACTTGGTATTGGGATACTTTGGAGCTTTGGGTATTATGATCAAGCAAGAGATGAAGATAGAAACCTTAAAGTTGAATTTAGAAGAAAGAGATACTTCTTCTTGCAAGATTTGGGTATAAGTGTAGATGTAGTTATAAATGCAAAAGTTGTAAAAGTAAAAGCTTTTTTAGTACCTTGTGAAACATTTAATACTGCTCCAATTATACTTCTTTCTACCGATACCGAAGAAAACGACTATCTAAGCAGAACTATCACCCATAAACTTTATGATGCAAACGAAGAAGCTAGAATTGCCCAAGAAATTGTTCTTGGTATTGGTGGTGCTAAGGTTTTAGAAGCTTTACATATCAAACCCAAAATATATCATATGAATGAAGGGCATGCTCTTCCTTTAGTATTCGAACTGCGAAATAAACACAAAAATTTTGATGAGATGAAGAAAAAAATAGTTTTCACAACACATACTCCAGAAGCTGCTGGTAATGAAGAACACTCTCTTGCACTATTGTATAAAATGGGCTTTTTTGCTTCATTATCAATAGAAGAAGTACAAACATTTATGGGAAGTACAAGTGATACATTTAGTCTTACTGTTGGTGCATTAAAAGCTGCAAAAATCTCAAATGGTGTATCAAAACTTCACTCTAAAGTAGCTTGTAAAATGTGGAGTCATGTGGAAAATAAATGTGATATAGTTCATATTACAAATGCACAAAATAGAAGATACTGGGTAGATAAAGGGCTTTTAAAAGCACTTGATGAGCACGAAGATTATGAGCTTGAAGCTAGAAAAAAACATCTAAAAAGAATATTGTTTGATGAAGTTGCAAATCAAACTGGTAAAATGTTTGACCCAAATATTCTAACAATTGTATGGGCAAGAAGATTTGCAGAGTACAAACGCCCAGGGCTTTTAAAATACGATTTCCAAAAGTTTTTAGAACTTGTAAATAGAAAAGATATGCCAGTGCAAATAATATGGGCTGGAAAACCTTATCCATTTGATAATGGTGCTATAAATATTTTTAATGAAATAAGCTATATAAGCAAACATCTAAAAAATGTTGCAGTAATGATAGGATATGAGCTAAATTTATCTAAAATGTTAAAAAAAGGGGCTGATATTTGGCTCAACACTCCAAGAATCACAAAAGAAGCAAGTGGTACAAGTGGAATGAGTGCAGCTATGAATGGAGCGATAAATCTTTCTACACTTGATGGATGGCATCCTGAGTTTGAAAAGCATGGAGTAAATAGCTTTACTATTCCTGCGGTTGATGAAAATTTACCAATAGAAGAACAAGATATTTTGGATAACAAAGCTTTAATGGATATTTTATTAGATGAAGTTATTCCTATGTATTACCAAGACAATACTAAATGGATGAATATAATGAAAAACTCGATGTTGGATACTCTAAATGCATTTGATTCTGGTAGAATGGCTCATGAGTATTATGTGAAAATGTATGATGTTTAA
- a CDS encoding glycogen synthase has product MNILFASSEIFPYAKSGGLADVAQSLPEELRKIAQVYTMMPLYQTVDRQNYNIVFSDFSFDIWLHGIRHQIDLYKNANNPYELFLYNPILCDREGLYHDNYGDFGDNHLRFAIFSYGVIETMLKLQLKINTIHINDWQTALIALLAKTKYHLSQKIVFTIHNIAYQGIFHKSVMNELELNWQECFKSDRFEYFDQVNFLKAGIFYSDVITTVSPTYANEIQTPYFGHTLDNMLITNNYKLTGIINGISYDVFNPSTDEYIYKNYDKQTYELKSQNKVKLCKELNLAEPHRPLFVFIGRFTNQKGVDLIVQSLHLLKDFEINVAILGSGEKYYNGVFSKLVDKYHNITIKIGYDEALARKFYASADFLLMPSVFEPCGLNQMIMMRYGGLPIVARTGGLRDSVVDFTDLHHHNKHQGIGVTFDEHSMFWYMHAITKAISLYANQKKYIKFAKHNMSVDNSWKTSAKEYLKVYK; this is encoded by the coding sequence ATGAATATATTATTTGCTTCAAGTGAAATTTTCCCATATGCCAAAAGTGGTGGATTAGCTGATGTTGCTCAAAGCTTACCTGAAGAACTAAGAAAGATTGCCCAAGTTTATACTATGATGCCTTTATATCAAACTGTAGATAGACAAAATTACAATATAGTTTTTAGTGATTTCTCATTTGATATTTGGCTTCATGGAATAAGACATCAAATTGACCTATACAAAAATGCAAATAATCCATATGAACTTTTTTTATATAACCCAATTTTATGTGATAGAGAAGGTTTATATCACGACAATTATGGTGACTTTGGAGACAATCACTTAAGATTTGCTATTTTTTCATATGGTGTGATTGAAACCATGCTAAAACTTCAATTAAAAATTAATACTATTCATATCAATGATTGGCAAACTGCACTTATAGCACTATTGGCAAAAACCAAGTATCACCTATCTCAAAAAATAGTTTTTACAATACACAATATTGCATATCAAGGGATATTTCACAAAAGTGTTATGAATGAGCTTGAACTAAACTGGCAAGAGTGTTTTAAAAGTGATAGATTTGAATATTTTGATCAAGTAAATTTCTTAAAAGCTGGGATATTTTATAGTGATGTTATAACAACAGTCAGTCCAACTTATGCAAATGAGATACAAACACCTTATTTTGGACATACACTAGATAATATGTTAATAACAAACAATTATAAACTAACAGGTATTATTAATGGCATTAGTTATGATGTATTTAATCCATCAACTGATGAGTATATTTATAAAAATTATGACAAACAAACTTATGAACTAAAATCACAAAATAAAGTCAAACTATGTAAAGAACTAAATCTTGCTGAACCACATCGCCCTTTATTTGTTTTTATTGGAAGATTTACAAATCAAAAGGGAGTAGATTTGATAGTTCAAAGCCTACATCTTTTAAAAGACTTTGAGATAAATGTGGCTATTTTAGGAAGTGGTGAGAAATATTATAATGGTGTTTTTTCAAAACTAGTAGATAAATATCACAATATTACCATAAAAATTGGTTACGATGAAGCTCTTGCAAGAAAATTTTATGCAAGTGCAGACTTTTTACTTATGCCATCTGTTTTTGAGCCATGTGGGCTAAATCAAATGATTATGATGAGATATGGAGGGCTTCCAATAGTTGCAAGAACTGGTGGGCTTAGAGATAGTGTTGTAGATTTTACAGACTTACATCATCACAATAAACATCAAGGTATTGGAGTAACTTTTGATGAGCATAGTATGTTTTGGTATATGCACGCTATTACAAAGGCTATTTCATTATATGCAAATCAGAAGAAATATATAAAGTTTGCAAAACACAATATGAGTGTAGATAACTCTTGGAAAACTTCAGCCAAAGAGTATTTAAAGGTGTACAAATGA
- the galT gene encoding galactose-1-phosphate uridylyltransferase encodes MVYINFIWHMHQPYYRDNLTGKTKMPWVFLHAIKDYYDMPYLLSQNPNIKATFNLVPSLIEQLNHYINNDANDELLDILTKDVSTLKDEQLEFLNSYLFTPNEKNMINIFWRYKELNTKFKSSQKGLKIFDESEIEDAQVLFLLSWCGNYLKKNNKTIKNLITQGANYNHTQKLSLINELIKFLPEILKLYKKLAKKGQIELSTTPYYHPILPLLLDINSAKTANANTNLPNIDPQTFKEFGKSQITKAIELFEQTFDFKPTGFWPAEGSVSEATIKMISKHDIKWIATDEEVLYKSIKNHTKEKLYNLYQHKEYNTYMFFRDRHISDLIGFEYSKLAPQIATLDFIDKIKNIQLHGNKDYLVSVILDGENAWEFYENNGEEFFNKLYKTLEENNSFIKTILPSEAKDLKLEKISIDYIHPGSWINANFDIWIGKPQKNKAWELLALTKEDYIKSASTLNNKTNQKILEEFAIALGSDWFWWYDDDHFTTLKPFFDNLFRLHLQNIYTLMGQNIPQQIIHPIVPENEVILAKFGAMHQANEIKSKESEFRYCKLTKRWVLFAPKRADRPNNFIKKKVIADDCICPFDAGNENLTPKEILRIGDSKNWRARVVPNLYNVLSIDIEPEGKKDDYFDVFSGFGAHEVIIETPKHGLEMFDYSLQEFVDYLQIAKDRLSSLKLDTRLNYASLFKNHGSLAGASLSHSHSQIIALPFVPTDVADEIDYKKEYYKKYKRAILDDLVYEEKQYEENLIFENESFVCYAPYASRFPYEVKIVAKDEYSCITEFDETTLINLAKSLELIFKKYKNVLDYFSFNMLFKNHPYEGHNEKSKDYFRFYVNIFPRLSGIAGFELDSKVYLNSILPSVAASRLKEV; translated from the coding sequence ATGGTTTATATTAACTTTATATGGCATATGCACCAACCTTATTACAGAGATAACTTAACTGGCAAGACAAAGATGCCTTGGGTATTTTTACATGCTATTAAAGATTACTATGATATGCCATATTTACTTAGTCAAAATCCAAATATCAAAGCAACATTCAATCTTGTCCCTTCACTTATAGAACAACTAAATCACTATATAAATAATGATGCAAATGATGAGTTATTAGATATTTTAACTAAAGATGTATCAACTCTAAAAGATGAACAACTTGAGTTTTTAAACAGCTATTTATTTACTCCAAACGAAAAAAATATGATTAATATTTTTTGGAGATACAAGGAACTAAACACTAAATTTAAAAGTTCACAAAAAGGGTTGAAAATATTTGATGAGAGTGAGATTGAAGATGCTCAGGTATTGTTTTTGTTATCTTGGTGTGGTAATTATTTAAAGAAAAACAATAAAACAATCAAAAACTTAATAACTCAAGGTGCAAACTATAACCATACACAAAAGTTGAGTTTGATAAATGAACTAATAAAATTCTTACCAGAAATACTAAAACTATATAAAAAATTAGCAAAAAAAGGGCAAATTGAGCTTTCAACAACTCCATATTACCACCCTATTTTACCTTTGCTTTTAGATATAAATAGTGCAAAAACAGCCAATGCAAATACAAACTTACCAAATATTGACCCACAAACCTTCAAAGAATTTGGCAAATCACAAATTACAAAAGCAATAGAGTTGTTTGAGCAAACATTTGACTTTAAGCCAACTGGTTTTTGGCCAGCTGAGGGTTCAGTAAGCGAAGCAACAATTAAAATGATATCAAAACATGATATAAAATGGATTGCTACAGATGAAGAAGTACTATACAAAAGTATCAAAAACCATACAAAAGAAAAACTTTACAATCTTTACCAACATAAAGAATACAATACTTATATGTTTTTTAGAGATAGACACATAAGTGATTTGATTGGTTTTGAATATTCCAAACTCGCTCCACAAATAGCAACGCTTGATTTTATAGACAAAATAAAAAACATACAACTTCATGGCAATAAAGATTACTTAGTTAGTGTTATTCTTGATGGTGAAAATGCTTGGGAATTTTATGAAAATAATGGTGAAGAGTTTTTTAATAAATTATACAAAACATTAGAAGAAAATAACTCATTTATTAAAACTATTTTACCAAGTGAAGCAAAAGATTTAAAACTTGAAAAAATATCAATTGATTATATTCACCCTGGTAGTTGGATAAATGCAAATTTTGATATATGGATTGGAAAACCGCAAAAAAACAAAGCGTGGGAATTACTAGCACTTACAAAAGAAGACTATATAAAAAGTGCATCTACACTTAATAATAAAACAAATCAAAAAATACTTGAAGAGTTTGCAATAGCTCTTGGAAGTGATTGGTTTTGGTGGTATGATGATGATCACTTTACCACACTAAAACCATTTTTTGACAATCTATTTAGACTGCATCTTCAAAATATATACACTTTAATGGGACAAAACATTCCTCAGCAAATTATTCACCCTATTGTGCCAGAAAATGAAGTGATACTTGCTAAATTTGGTGCAATGCATCAAGCAAATGAAATAAAATCAAAAGAATCAGAATTTAGATATTGCAAACTTACTAAAAGATGGGTTTTATTTGCTCCAAAAAGAGCAGACAGACCAAATAATTTCATTAAGAAAAAAGTAATAGCAGATGATTGTATTTGCCCTTTTGATGCAGGAAATGAAAACTTAACTCCAAAAGAAATATTAAGAATCGGAGATAGCAAAAATTGGAGAGCAAGGGTAGTTCCAAATCTTTATAATGTTTTATCAATAGATATAGAACCAGAAGGTAAAAAAGATGACTATTTTGATGTTTTTAGTGGTTTTGGTGCCCATGAGGTTATCATAGAAACACCAAAACATGGGCTTGAAATGTTTGATTATTCACTACAAGAGTTTGTAGACTACCTCCAAATTGCCAAAGATAGGCTTTCTAGTCTAAAACTTGACACAAGATTAAATTATGCTAGTTTATTTAAAAATCACGGCTCATTAGCTGGTGCTTCACTAAGTCACTCACACTCACAAATAATTGCACTACCATTTGTTCCAACTGATGTTGCAGACGAAATAGACTATAAAAAAGAGTATTATAAAAAATACAAAAGAGCAATTTTAGATGACTTAGTATATGAAGAAAAACAATATGAAGAGAACTTGATTTTTGAAAATGAATCTTTTGTTTGTTATGCACCTTATGCTTCACGATTTCCTTATGAGGTAAAAATTGTTGCAAAAGATGAATATTCTTGTATAACAGAGTTTGATGAAACAACCCTTATCAATCTTGCAAAATCTTTGGAGCTTATATTTAAAAAGTATAAAAATGTGCTAGATTATTTCTCCTTTAATATGTTGTTTAAAAATCACCCCTATGAAGGACATAACGAAAAATCAAAAGACTACTTTAGATTTTATGTCAATATTTTCCCAAGATTAAGTGGTATTGCTGGTTTTGAACTTGATTCAAAAGTCTATTTAAATAGTATTTTACCTAGTGTTGCTGCTAGTAGACTAAAAGAAGTATAG
- a CDS encoding DUF4912 domain-containing protein, whose protein sequence is MNFSNELIERSLSNSCGTSSGGNIKKTETLNDGTKIYPIPNRYFKDKLTLLPINPNHSFVYWEVTNDTLKKFDINPEDVQLSFKIYDEQSNEILNFDSHFSIGDYYITHTTSHKAMYAKLFLKNSDSLIFILKSNIIGVLEDSLKSGLKSKIIDSLLGDNEQYYNSKLLTISSSSLGGK, encoded by the coding sequence ATGAATTTTAGTAATGAATTAATTGAAAGAAGTTTATCAAATAGTTGTGGTACTTCAAGTGGTGGAAATATTAAGAAAACAGAAACTTTAAATGATGGTACAAAAATATATCCTATTCCAAATAGGTATTTTAAAGATAAACTAACATTACTTCCAATTAATCCAAATCACTCTTTTGTGTATTGGGAAGTTACAAATGATACACTTAAAAAGTTTGATATCAACCCTGAAGATGTACAACTATCATTTAAAATTTATGATGAGCAGAGCAATGAAATACTAAATTTCGATTCACATTTTTCAATTGGTGATTATTATATTACTCATACCACTAGCCACAAAGCAATGTATGCAAAACTATTTTTAAAAAATAGTGATAGTTTGATTTTTATTTTAAAATCAAACATAATAGGTGTTCTTGAAGATTCACTAAAATCAGGACTCAAATCAAAAATCATTGATAGTTTATTAGGTGATAATGAACAATACTATAACTCAAAACTTCTTACTATAAGTTCAAGTTCATTAGGGGGCAAATAG